ACGCGGCCGACTACCTGCGAGGAACGATCACCGAATGACCGCACAAGGTTCCGCTCCCGTCGTCGGCATCGTCATGGGCTCGGACTCCGACTGGCCCGTCATGGAAGCGGCGGCCAAGGCCCTCGACGAGTTCGAGATCCCCTACGAGGTCGACGTCGTCTCCGCCCACCGCATGCCGCGCGAGATGATCGCGTACGGCGAGAACGCCGCGGGCCGCGGCCTGCGGGCGATCATCGCCGGTGCGGGCGGCGCAGCCCACCTGCCCGGCATGCTCGCGTCGGTCACCCCGCTGCCCGTCATCGGTGTGCCCGTCCCGCTGAAGTACCTGGACGGCATGGACAGCCTCATGTCCATCGTGCAGATGCCCGCCGGCATCCCGGTCGCCACCGTCTCCATCGCGGGCGCGCGCAACGCGGGCCTGCTGGCCGTCCGCATCCTCGCCGCCCACGACAGCGAGCTGCAGACCCGCATGACGGAGTTCCTCTCGGACCTGAACGACCAGGCCACCGAGAAGGGCAAGCGCCTGCGCAACAAGGTCGGGAGCCACGACTCCTTCGGCTTCGGGAAGTAGGAACGGTGACGGACCGACTGGACCTGGCCCGGGAACTCCTCGCCGAGTACCCCGTCGTCGACGGCCACAACGACCTGCCGTGGGCACTGCGCGAACAGGTCAATTACGACCTGGACGCCCGCGACATCGCCACCGACCAGTCGGCCCATCTGCACACCGACATCCCCCGGCTGCGCGCCGGGGGAGTCGGAGCCCAGTTCTGGTCCGTCTACGTGCGGTCCGACATGGCGGGCGACGACGCCGTCAGCGCCACCCTGGAACAGGTCGACGCCGTCGCCGAACTGCTGGAGCGCCACCCCGCCGACCTGCGCCGCGCGCTGACGGCCGACGACATGGAGACGGCCCGCTCCGAGGGCCGGATCGCGTCGCTGATGGGGGCCGAGGGCGGCCACTCCATCCACAACTCGCTGGGCACCCTGCGTGCCCTGCACACCCTCGGCGTCCGCTACATGACGCTGACCCACAACGACAACATCGCCTGGGCGGACTCGGCGACGGACGCCCCGGGCGTCGGCGGACTCTCCCCGTTCGGCCACGAGGTCGTACGGGAGATGAACCGCACCGGCATGCTGGTGGACCTCTCGCACGTCGCCGCGACGACGATGCGCGACGCGCTCGCCACCTCGACCGCGCCGGTGATGTTCTCGCACTCCTCCGCACGGGCGGTCTGCGACCACCCGCGCAACATCCCCGACGACGTCCTCGCGCAGCTCCCGGCCAACGGGGGCATCGCCATGGCGACCTTCGTGCCGAAGTTCGTGCTGCCGGAGGCCGTCGCCTGGACGAAGTCCGCCGACGAGAACATGCGCGCCCAGGGCCTGCACCACCTGGACACCACCGAGCGGGCCATGAAGATCCACGCCGCGTTCGAGGCGGCGAACCCCCGCCCGATGGCGACCGTGGCCACCATCGCCGACCACCTCGACCACATGCGCGAGGTCGCGGGGATCGACCACATCGGCATCGGCGGCGACTACGACGGCACCGCGTTCCTCCCGCGGGGCCTCGAAGACGTCTCGGGCTACCCGAACCTGATCGCGGAGCTGCTGGGCCGCGGCTGGTCCGCCGCCGACCTGGCCAAGCTCACCTGGCAGAACGCGGTACGGGTACTGCGCGCCGCCGAGGACGTGGCCCGGGAGCTGCGGACCCGCCGCGGCCCGTCCCACGCCACGATCGAGCAGCTGGACGCGCCGAAGGCCTGAACCCCGGCCGTCAGCAGGCGCAGAGACAGAACGGGTGGCCCGCCGGATCGGCGTACACCCGGAAACTCCGCTCCCGGTCCGCCGCGTCGAGCACGGTCGCACCCAGAGCCAGCGCTTCCCGCTCCGCCGCGTCCAGATCAGGCACCTTCAGGTCGAGGTGCGACTGCTGCGAGCCGTCCGCACTCGGCCACCGCGGCGGTACGAAGCCGGGCGCGGCCTGGAAGGCGAGCGGCGTGCCGAAGTCGCCGGTGAGGTCGACCCACCGGTCGTCGTTGTCCTCCATCACGGTGACCTTTCCGCCCAGCAGCCCGGCGTAGAAGCCGGCGAGGGCCAGGGGGTCCGGACAGTCCAGGACGACTGCACCCAGGGTGGCGATGGCCATGACGTTTCCTCCTTGGACGGATCTGATCGGTCGGCTGAGGAGCGGCGGAGACGGTGCGCGGGTGCGGGTCAGGCCTTCGGTCGGCCCATCGCCCGGTACGTCCACCCGGCGTCGCGCCACACCGCCGGGTCCAGCGCGTTGCGCCCGTCCAGGATGATGCGGCGGCCGGTGACCTCGCCCAGCTCCTCCGGGTCGAGCTCACGGAACTCGCGCCACTCGGTGAGGTGCAGCACGACATCCGCGCCGCGCACGGCGTCCAGGGCGGTGTCGGCGTAACCGAGGGTGGGGAAGAGCCGCCGGGCGTTGTCCATGCCCTTCGGGTCGAAGACGGTGACCTGGCCGCCCTGGAGGTGGATCTGGCCGGCGACGTTCAGCGCCGGGGAGTCGCGTACGTCGTCCGAGTCGGGCTTGAACGTCGCGCCGAGCACGGCCACCCGCTTGCCGAGGAACGAATCGCCGCCCACGGCCTCCCGGGCCAGCTCCACCATGTGGCCGCGGCGGCGCATGTTGATGGAGTCGACCTCGCGGAGGAAGGTCAGGGCCTGGTCGGCGCCCAGCTCACCGGCGCGCGCCATGAAGGCGCGGATGTCCTTGGGCAGGCAGCCGCCGCCGAAGCCGATGCCGGCCCGCAGGAACTTCTTCCCGATGCGTTCGTCGTGGCCGATCGCCTCGGCCAGCTTCACCACGTCGCCGTCGGCGGCCTCGCAGACCTCCGCCATGGCGTTGATGAACGAGATCTTGGTGGCCAGGAAGGAGTTGGCGGAGGTCTTCACCAGCTCGGCGGTCGGGAAGTCCGTCACGACGAACGGGGACCCCTCGGCGACCGGTACGGCGTACACCTCGCGCAGCAGCTTCTCGGCCCGCTCGCTCTCCACACCGACGACGATCCG
This genomic interval from Streptomyces sp. NBC_00464 contains the following:
- the purE gene encoding 5-(carboxyamino)imidazole ribonucleotide mutase translates to MTAQGSAPVVGIVMGSDSDWPVMEAAAKALDEFEIPYEVDVVSAHRMPREMIAYGENAAGRGLRAIIAGAGGAAHLPGMLASVTPLPVIGVPVPLKYLDGMDSLMSIVQMPAGIPVATVSIAGARNAGLLAVRILAAHDSELQTRMTEFLSDLNDQATEKGKRLRNKVGSHDSFGFGK
- a CDS encoding dipeptidase; protein product: MTDRLDLARELLAEYPVVDGHNDLPWALREQVNYDLDARDIATDQSAHLHTDIPRLRAGGVGAQFWSVYVRSDMAGDDAVSATLEQVDAVAELLERHPADLRRALTADDMETARSEGRIASLMGAEGGHSIHNSLGTLRALHTLGVRYMTLTHNDNIAWADSATDAPGVGGLSPFGHEVVREMNRTGMLVDLSHVAATTMRDALATSTAPVMFSHSSARAVCDHPRNIPDDVLAQLPANGGIAMATFVPKFVLPEAVAWTKSADENMRAQGLHHLDTTERAMKIHAAFEAANPRPMATVATIADHLDHMREVAGIDHIGIGGDYDGTAFLPRGLEDVSGYPNLIAELLGRGWSAADLAKLTWQNAVRVLRAAEDVARELRTRRGPSHATIEQLDAPKA
- a CDS encoding VOC family protein; translated protein: MAIATLGAVVLDCPDPLALAGFYAGLLGGKVTVMEDNDDRWVDLTGDFGTPLAFQAAPGFVPPRWPSADGSQQSHLDLKVPDLDAAEREALALGATVLDAADRERSFRVYADPAGHPFCLCAC
- a CDS encoding UDP-glucose dehydrogenase family protein; its protein translation is MALRITVIGTGYLGATHAAAMAELGFEVLGLDVVPEKIEMLSAGRVPMYEPGLEEILKKHVAGIEGATGRLRFTTSWEEVAEFGDVHFVCVNTPQKHGEYACDMSYVDSAFESLAPHLTRPVLVVGKSTVPVGSAARLAARLVELAPVGEGAELAWNPEFLREGFAVNDTLHPDRIVVGVESERAEKLLREVYAVPVAEGSPFVVTDFPTAELVKTSANSFLATKISFINAMAEVCEAADGDVVKLAEAIGHDERIGKKFLRAGIGFGGGCLPKDIRAFMARAGELGADQALTFLREVDSINMRRRGHMVELAREAVGGDSFLGKRVAVLGATFKPDSDDVRDSPALNVAGQIHLQGGQVTVFDPKGMDNARRLFPTLGYADTALDAVRGADVVLHLTEWREFRELDPEELGEVTGRRIILDGRNALDPAVWRDAGWTYRAMGRPKA